In a single window of the Acinetobacter sp. CS-2 genome:
- the sfnG gene encoding dimethylsulfone monooxygenase SfnG: protein MSIQDKNITFAYWVPNVSGGLVVSDIEQRTDWSYDYNVRLAQAAEKSGFDYALTQIRFTAGYNAENQHESVSFSHGILAKTEKLKVIAAILPGPWKPALAAKQLATIDHLTNGRIAINVVSGWFRGEFDAIGEEWSEHDQRYARSEEFIRSLKGIWTQDHFSFDGQYYQFKDYTLSPKPLQKPHIEIFQGGSSRAARDMASRVSDWYFTNGNTVEELKKQIDDIREKAKANNHAVKIGVNAFIIARDTEEEAQAVLQEIVAKANVQAVKSFADATREAGAATAEGEGNWAKSTFEDLVQYNDGFKTNLIGTPQQIAERIVELKAVGVDLILSGFLHFIEEVEYFGQKVLPLVRELEAQQLSVVTAKSA from the coding sequence ATGTCGATACAAGATAAGAACATTACATTTGCTTATTGGGTACCAAACGTCAGCGGCGGTTTGGTGGTCAGCGATATTGAACAGCGTACGGACTGGAGTTATGACTATAATGTCCGTCTGGCGCAAGCTGCGGAAAAAAGCGGTTTTGACTATGCCTTAACCCAGATTCGTTTTACTGCCGGTTATAACGCAGAAAACCAGCATGAATCGGTTAGCTTCAGCCATGGCATCCTGGCCAAAACTGAAAAACTCAAAGTGATTGCTGCAATTTTGCCGGGTCCGTGGAAACCGGCACTGGCGGCAAAGCAATTGGCGACCATTGACCACCTGACCAATGGCCGTATTGCCATTAACGTGGTCAGTGGCTGGTTCCGCGGCGAATTTGATGCCATTGGTGAAGAATGGTCTGAACATGACCAGCGTTATGCACGTTCAGAAGAATTTATCCGTAGCCTTAAAGGTATCTGGACGCAGGATCATTTCAGTTTTGATGGTCAATACTATCAATTCAAAGATTACACCCTCAGTCCAAAACCGCTACAAAAACCGCATATTGAAATTTTTCAAGGCGGTAGCTCACGTGCAGCGCGTGATATGGCATCGCGTGTATCGGACTGGTACTTTACCAACGGCAACACAGTGGAAGAGCTGAAAAAGCAGATTGATGATATCCGTGAAAAAGCCAAGGCCAATAACCATGCCGTGAAAATTGGGGTCAATGCTTTCATTATTGCCCGTGATACTGAAGAAGAAGCCCAAGCCGTGCTGCAGGAAATTGTGGCCAAAGCCAATGTCCAGGCAGTGAAATCTTTTGCTGATGCTACCCGTGAAGCGGGTGCTGCAACAGCAGAGGGTGAAGGCAACTGGGCAAAATCGACCTTTGAAGATTTGGTGCAGTATAACGATGGCTTTAAGACCAATTTAATTGGTACGCCGCAGCAAATTGCAGAACGTATTGTTGAACTGAAAGCAGTCGGTGTGGACTTGATTTTGTCTGGCTTCTTGCATTTCATTGAAGAAGTGGAATATTTCGGACAAAAAGTATTGCCATTGGTTCGTGAACTGGAAGCGCAACAGCTATCCGTTGTGACCGCCAAGTCCGCTTAA
- a CDS encoding PQQ-dependent sugar dehydrogenase, with translation MSAQFLLPLAGAAIVLALSGCASSSRSPILDSYGPYPHLPEPQSSLFPTVNIAPAKGWPAGTMPTPAPGLKVQAFAKELQHPRWLYVLPNGDVLVAETDAPPKPDDSKGFRGKIMQLLMKRAGSSHQSANRISLLRDRNGDGVADQKTIFLQNLNSPFGMALVGNTLYVANTDALMRFPYQKGATQITASGSKVLDLPGGPLNHHWTKNVIANPAGSKLYITVGSNSNVAENGLDQETGRALIMEFDIASGKTRPFATGLRNPNGMDWQPQSGMLWTVVNERDEIGNDLVPDYLTSVKDGAFYGWPYSYYGQHVDTRIKPQNPELVARAIKPDYALGNHTASLGLTFYTAQLMPQYRSGALIGQHGSWNRKPHSGYKVIFVPFQNGQPSGMPQDVLSGFLNDQGEALGRPVGVAVDRFGAILVADDVGNMIWRVSPIGTMMDHRPINKKISPASADQEPVTSLPAVEQAAK, from the coding sequence ATGTCTGCTCAATTCTTACTGCCCCTTGCGGGAGCTGCCATTGTACTGGCATTAAGCGGATGTGCCTCGTCATCCAGGTCTCCAATCTTAGACAGTTATGGTCCATACCCTCATCTGCCTGAACCCCAATCCAGTCTGTTTCCTACAGTGAATATCGCACCAGCCAAAGGCTGGCCTGCTGGCACCATGCCCACCCCGGCTCCAGGTTTGAAAGTTCAGGCCTTTGCCAAAGAACTGCAACATCCGCGCTGGCTGTATGTATTGCCAAATGGCGATGTGCTGGTGGCTGAAACCGATGCACCACCCAAACCAGATGACAGTAAAGGCTTTAGGGGCAAAATCATGCAACTGCTGATGAAACGTGCCGGATCATCGCATCAGAGTGCCAACCGTATTAGCCTGCTGCGTGATCGTAATGGCGATGGTGTCGCTGATCAAAAAACCATATTTCTACAAAATCTGAACTCTCCGTTTGGTATGGCGCTGGTCGGCAATACGCTGTACGTAGCCAATACGGATGCTTTAATGCGCTTTCCTTATCAAAAAGGTGCAACTCAAATTACCGCAAGCGGCAGCAAAGTACTGGATTTACCCGGTGGCCCGCTCAATCATCATTGGACCAAAAACGTCATTGCCAACCCTGCGGGCAGCAAACTCTATATTACCGTAGGTTCAAACAGTAACGTGGCAGAAAATGGCCTAGACCAGGAAACTGGTCGGGCATTAATTATGGAATTTGATATTGCCAGTGGCAAAACACGGCCCTTTGCTACAGGACTGCGGAATCCTAATGGAATGGACTGGCAACCACAGAGTGGTATGTTATGGACAGTCGTGAATGAACGCGATGAAATTGGCAATGATCTGGTGCCCGATTACCTGACCTCAGTCAAGGATGGTGCTTTTTATGGCTGGCCCTATAGTTATTATGGCCAACATGTAGACACGCGGATCAAACCTCAAAATCCTGAGCTGGTCGCACGTGCGATTAAACCGGATTATGCTCTGGGTAACCATACGGCTTCCTTAGGCCTGACATTTTATACGGCTCAATTAATGCCGCAATATCGCAGTGGTGCGCTGATTGGTCAGCATGGCTCATGGAACCGTAAACCGCATAGCGGCTATAAGGTTATTTTTGTGCCCTTTCAAAATGGCCAACCTTCGGGTATGCCCCAAGATGTATTAAGCGGTTTTTTAAATGATCAAGGTGAAGCACTTGGACGGCCGGTTGGCGTAGCGGTTGATCGTTTCGGAGCGATATTGGTCGCTGATGATGTGGGCAATATGATTTGGCGCGTATCGCCCATCGGGACAATGATGGATCATAGGCCCATCAATAAAAAGATAAGTCCCGCTTCTGCTGACCAAGAGCCTGTAACTTCACTACCTGCCGTAGAACAGGCAGCAAAGTAA
- a CDS encoding acyl-CoA dehydrogenase family protein has translation MNASSPLLTSNPLYIAQQLAEQFATTAAERDKQGGNPKQERDLIRQSGLLGLSIPVQYGGQGADWKTVFQTIQTIAQVDSSLAHVYGFHHLLIATVQLFSQPEQYGKWLEQTAKENLFWGNTLNPLDRRTIATQVSENAYLFHGDKSFCSGSIDSDVLLCSAYNDKGKLLIGVIPTAREGVSFLGDWNNMGQRQTDSGTSHFEQVKIKKDELLLNPGPLSTPYSSLRPLIAQLIFVHLFLGVAEGAFATARQTVQSQKAWSKSLVENAVNDPFTQKHFAEFYVQLEGVRLLAAKAVQSLQTAWDLGNDLTAEQRGEVSIAIATAKIAATNTSLYITQNIFQVMGARATTAQLNLDRFWRNVRTQTLHDPVDYKYQEIGEWVLTAKVPDPSFYS, from the coding sequence ATGAATGCTTCATCCCCGCTTTTAACTTCAAATCCATTATACATCGCTCAACAACTGGCGGAACAGTTTGCAACCACTGCTGCTGAACGTGATAAACAGGGCGGCAACCCAAAACAGGAGCGTGATTTAATCCGTCAAAGTGGTTTATTGGGGCTGTCTATTCCTGTGCAATATGGCGGTCAGGGCGCAGACTGGAAAACAGTTTTTCAAACCATTCAGACTATTGCCCAGGTCGACAGTTCACTGGCACATGTTTATGGTTTTCATCATTTGCTGATTGCGACGGTGCAACTGTTTTCCCAGCCTGAACAGTATGGAAAATGGTTGGAGCAAACTGCAAAAGAAAACCTGTTTTGGGGCAATACTTTAAATCCCTTAGACCGACGAACCATTGCAACCCAAGTGTCTGAAAATGCATATCTATTTCATGGCGACAAAAGCTTCTGTTCAGGTTCGATCGATTCCGATGTATTGCTCTGCTCAGCTTACAACGATAAAGGTAAATTGTTGATAGGTGTGATTCCGACAGCCCGAGAAGGGGTGAGCTTCTTAGGTGACTGGAACAATATGGGACAACGCCAGACTGACAGCGGTACCAGTCATTTTGAGCAGGTTAAAATTAAAAAAGATGAGTTATTGCTCAATCCGGGACCCCTGAGTACGCCGTATTCAAGTTTACGTCCGTTGATTGCGCAACTGATTTTTGTGCATCTGTTTTTAGGCGTGGCAGAAGGCGCTTTTGCAACTGCCAGACAAACCGTACAGAGCCAAAAAGCCTGGTCCAAATCCTTGGTGGAAAATGCGGTCAATGATCCGTTTACGCAAAAGCACTTTGCCGAATTTTATGTACAGTTGGAAGGCGTACGTTTACTGGCAGCTAAAGCGGTTCAGAGCTTACAGACGGCATGGGATCTAGGCAATGACCTCACTGCTGAACAGCGCGGTGAAGTGTCTATTGCAATTGCGACTGCCAAAATTGCGGCGACCAATACCTCGTTGTATATCACACAAAATATTTTTCAGGTGATGGGTGCACGTGCCACCACAGCCCAATTAAATCTGGACCGTTTCTGGCGTAATGTGCGTACCCAAACTTTGCATGACCCGGTGGATTATAAATATCAGGAAATTGGGGAGTGGGTGTTAACGGCTAAAGTACCTGATCCGAGTTTTTATTCGTAA
- the acs gene encoding acetate--CoA ligase yields MNEIYPVPEEFKKTARTNESEYFERYQKSIEQPDEYWAEQASKLDWIKPFTQVKNTSFDKDNFKIEWFADGQLNLSANCLDRHLKEHPYKPAIIWEGDHPSRHKIISFNELYDETCRFANVLKKNGIKKGDRVVLYMPMVSEAAIAMLACTRIGAVHCVVFGGFSPDSLASRIEDSQAKMVITADSGMRGGKPILLKANVDEALKIAGTESVEHVIVVHRTGNPIEMQPGRDLWYHMEIMSVNEICPPEPMNAEDPLFILYTSGSTGKPKGVLHTTGGYLTYVNSTFREVFDIKQDDVFWCTADAGWITGHSYVIYGPLSNGTTTVMFEGVPQYPTWARTGHIVDKHNVSILYTAPTAIRAMMREGDAFVRESDRSSLRLIGSVGEPINPEAWNWYYTVVGESRCPIVDTWWQTETGGILISPLPGATDLKPGSATRPLFGIQPAIVDAEGKELEGEAEGNLIIKDSWPGQMRTIWGDPERFIEAYFSTYPGTYFTGDGARRDKDGYYWITGRVDDVLNVSGHRLGTAEVESALVAHEHVAEAAVVGMPHDIKGQGICAFVTLQANFEESEELRHELINWVRKVLGPVATPDALYWAPALPKTRSGKIMRRILRKIAANELDTLGDTSTLADPQVVNNLIATVYPDK; encoded by the coding sequence ATGAATGAAATCTATCCTGTACCAGAAGAATTTAAAAAAACCGCTCGCACCAATGAGTCTGAATATTTCGAGCGTTATCAGAAATCCATCGAGCAGCCTGATGAATATTGGGCTGAACAGGCCAGCAAGCTGGACTGGATCAAACCGTTTACCCAGGTCAAAAATACCAGTTTTGACAAGGACAATTTCAAGATTGAATGGTTCGCTGATGGCCAGCTAAACCTCAGTGCCAACTGTTTGGACCGTCATCTCAAGGAACACCCTTATAAACCGGCGATTATCTGGGAGGGTGATCACCCGTCCCGTCATAAGATTATTTCCTTTAACGAACTTTATGATGAGACCTGCCGTTTTGCCAATGTCCTGAAAAAGAACGGGATTAAAAAAGGCGACCGGGTGGTGCTATATATGCCGATGGTTTCGGAAGCCGCAATTGCGATGCTGGCCTGCACCCGGATTGGTGCGGTACATTGTGTGGTATTTGGCGGCTTTTCACCAGATTCTCTGGCCAGCCGGATTGAAGATAGTCAGGCTAAAATGGTGATTACCGCCGATTCCGGCATGCGCGGCGGCAAGCCGATTCTGCTTAAAGCCAATGTTGATGAAGCCTTGAAAATTGCCGGGACTGAATCGGTTGAACATGTGATTGTGGTACACCGTACTGGCAACCCGATTGAAATGCAGCCAGGGCGTGATCTGTGGTATCACATGGAAATCATGTCGGTGAATGAAATCTGCCCGCCTGAACCGATGAATGCCGAAGATCCGCTATTCATTCTGTATACCTCGGGTTCGACCGGCAAGCCTAAAGGAGTGTTGCATACGACCGGTGGCTATCTGACTTATGTGAATTCCACTTTCCGCGAAGTGTTCGATATCAAGCAGGATGATGTGTTTTGGTGTACTGCGGATGCGGGCTGGATTACCGGGCATTCCTATGTGATCTATGGCCCACTTTCCAATGGCACCACCACGGTGATGTTTGAAGGCGTACCGCAATATCCAACTTGGGCGCGTACCGGTCATATTGTCGATAAGCACAATGTTTCCATCCTCTATACCGCACCCACGGCGATTCGTGCCATGATGCGCGAAGGCGATGCCTTCGTTCGGGAAAGTGACCGCAGCAGCTTGCGCCTGATCGGTTCGGTGGGTGAGCCGATTAACCCGGAAGCCTGGAACTGGTATTATACCGTGGTCGGTGAAAGCCGCTGTCCAATTGTCGATACCTGGTGGCAAACCGAGACTGGCGGAATCCTGATTTCACCTTTGCCGGGTGCAACCGATTTAAAACCCGGTTCTGCAACCCGACCATTGTTCGGCATACAACCCGCCATCGTCGATGCTGAAGGCAAGGAACTTGAAGGTGAAGCCGAAGGCAACCTGATCATTAAGGATTCCTGGCCGGGTCAGATGCGTACCATCTGGGGTGATCCTGAACGTTTTATCGAAGCCTATTTCTCGACTTATCCGGGGACGTATTTCACCGGAGATGGTGCCCGCCGTGACAAGGATGGCTATTACTGGATTACCGGACGCGTCGATGACGTACTGAATGTTTCTGGCCACCGTTTGGGTACGGCAGAAGTGGAAAGTGCCTTGGTAGCGCATGAGCATGTCGCTGAAGCGGCGGTGGTCGGTATGCCGCATGATATTAAGGGACAGGGTATCTGTGCATTCGTCACCTTACAGGCAAATTTTGAGGAATCCGAAGAGCTGCGTCATGAACTGATTAACTGGGTGCGTAAGGTTTTGGGACCCGTAGCTACACCGGATGCCTTGTATTGGGCTCCAGCTTTACCGAAAACCCGTTCCGGTAAAATCATGCGCCGTATTTTAAGAAAAATTGCCGCCAATGAACTGGACACTTTAGGAGATACTTCAACCCTGGCCGACCCACAGGTGGTGAACAATCTGATTGCAACGGTCTATCCCGATAAATAA
- a CDS encoding DUF805 domain-containing protein codes for MNPHDDSSFFSRVQPARSDNPLSPEGRFGRLSSIGWYGFVHLIAFFATIALSLTMGIFNFHTLSMDNQFVNTLTGIAGLGFVAILVLYIYFLIMISIRRLHDLNRSGWLTLLFLLPLVNIFMGLYLLLGSGTKGSNKYGLPRETLVWEKILAWLMIILAVLSFLASGSIISYQFGTGELEVPPQVIQKGTQYF; via the coding sequence ATGAACCCGCACGACGACTCCTCCTTTTTTTCCCGCGTCCAACCGGCCAGGTCAGATAATCCACTCTCTCCAGAAGGTCGTTTTGGTCGTCTGAGTTCAATTGGCTGGTATGGGTTTGTGCATCTGATTGCTTTCTTTGCCACCATTGCTCTTAGCCTGACCATGGGTATCTTTAACTTTCATACCCTGTCGATGGACAATCAGTTCGTCAATACCCTGACAGGAATCGCCGGACTCGGTTTCGTAGCCATTCTGGTGCTGTATATCTATTTTCTGATCATGATTAGCATACGCCGTTTGCATGATCTGAACCGTAGTGGCTGGCTGACCCTGCTGTTCCTGCTGCCACTGGTGAATATTTTTATGGGGCTGTATTTGCTTTTGGGTTCAGGGACTAAAGGTAGCAATAAATATGGACTGCCGCGTGAAACACTGGTCTGGGAAAAAATATTGGCCTGGTTGATGATCATCCTCGCAGTTCTGAGCTTCTTGGCTTCAGGCAGCATAATATCTTATCAGTTTGGTACAGGTGAACTGGAAGTTCCCCCACAAGTCATTCAAAAAGGCACTCAATATTTCTAA
- a CDS encoding mechanosensitive ion channel family protein has translation MAEKQNALNEVTQDTSQLLQEATEKTAQTVIEHTAKYNDAYSTIDKFVDAFWERLPYLCIALVVFSIFWLLSKLFKLFVRKALTDRSYTKQNLVLVLNRVGSSAIIFIGFLIAMVIAIPGFTPGQLMSALGIGSVAIGFAFKDIFQNLLSGILILLGEPFKIGDDIIVSGMEGTVEDIQIRATYLRSPDGRRIVIPNATVYTSAVIVNTAYQRRRCEFVVGIGYEDDVQKAKSIILSILDKDPTILSQPGFAVNVNALADFSINLNVRWWVDTTETTTAGSISEVQERVIKAFAEHEISIPYPVQEVKIYRGNDTTELAESARAK, from the coding sequence GTGGCTGAAAAACAAAACGCCTTGAATGAGGTAACTCAAGACACCTCTCAACTTTTGCAAGAAGCAACAGAAAAGACAGCGCAAACTGTCATTGAACATACAGCAAAATACAATGATGCCTATTCCACCATCGACAAATTTGTTGATGCCTTTTGGGAACGCCTGCCTTATTTATGTATCGCGTTGGTGGTCTTTAGCATTTTCTGGTTGCTGTCAAAACTGTTTAAGCTCTTTGTCCGTAAAGCACTTACTGACCGTAGTTACACCAAACAAAACCTGGTACTGGTGCTGAACCGTGTCGGCAGTTCTGCCATCATCTTTATCGGCTTTTTAATTGCCATGGTGATTGCCATTCCAGGTTTTACCCCGGGTCAGCTGATGAGTGCTCTGGGAATTGGTTCGGTTGCCATCGGTTTTGCGTTCAAGGACATTTTCCAGAACCTGCTCTCTGGCATCTTAATCCTGCTGGGTGAACCGTTCAAAATTGGCGATGACATTATTGTTTCGGGCATGGAAGGAACGGTTGAGGATATCCAGATTCGTGCAACCTACTTACGTTCTCCCGATGGTCGCCGCATCGTGATTCCCAATGCGACGGTATATACCAGTGCCGTGATTGTAAACACGGCCTATCAACGCCGTCGTTGTGAATTTGTGGTGGGGATTGGTTATGAAGATGATGTACAAAAAGCCAAGAGCATTATCTTAAGCATTTTAGATAAAGACCCGACCATTTTGAGCCAGCCTGGATTTGCAGTAAACGTCAATGCACTTGCAGACTTCTCGATTAACCTGAATGTACGTTGGTGGGTCGATACTACAGAAACCACCACCGCAGGTTCAATCAGCGAAGTTCAGGAACGCGTGATTAAAGCCTTTGCTGAACATGAAATTTCGATTCCTTATCCGGTACAGGAAGTCAAAATCTATCGTGGCAATGACACGACAGAACTCGCTGAATCAGCACGTGCTAAATAA
- a CDS encoding 16S rRNA (uracil(1498)-N(3))-methyltransferase: MNIVLLDPRQTESEYWSITSKRQLEHLQQHLEITVGDTLKVGIREGKRYLTEIVEVTEHAIRLKPLKEEDVPAKLPVTLIVAMPRPKVLRRLIMDSVTLGVEKMILLHSYRVDKSYWQTPFLQQLDHYVTLGLEQAGDTVAPQIEIHKRFKPFVEDVLPGLITAECPAYVAHPYVEQSMPFAIDHPCTIVIGPEGGFIPYEIDLLIKNGCQAVSLGNRIIRTETVIPYILGRLFSTC, encoded by the coding sequence ATGAATATTGTCCTCCTTGACCCACGCCAAACTGAATCTGAATACTGGTCTATTACCAGCAAACGTCAGTTAGAGCATCTACAGCAACATCTAGAGATTACTGTAGGTGATACGCTTAAAGTGGGTATTCGTGAGGGAAAACGCTATCTCACCGAAATTGTGGAAGTGACCGAACACGCTATAAGATTAAAACCGCTCAAAGAAGAAGATGTTCCAGCCAAGTTGCCAGTAACTTTAATTGTCGCTATGCCACGTCCGAAAGTGCTGCGCCGCCTGATTATGGATAGCGTGACCCTGGGGGTGGAAAAAATGATTTTGCTGCATAGCTATCGTGTGGATAAAAGCTATTGGCAAACCCCATTTCTACAGCAGCTGGATCATTATGTCACACTGGGTCTGGAACAGGCAGGGGATACGGTTGCACCGCAAATTGAAATCCATAAACGCTTTAAACCTTTTGTTGAAGATGTGCTGCCCGGTTTAATTACGGCAGAATGTCCTGCTTATGTAGCCCATCCTTATGTAGAGCAATCCATGCCTTTTGCCATTGATCATCCCTGTACCATCGTAATTGGCCCAGAGGGCGGTTTTATCCCTTATGAAATTGATTTACTCATAAAAAACGGCTGCCAGGCAGTCAGCCTGGGCAACCGTATTATTCGGACCGAAACGGTAATTCCTTACATATTGGGCCGCTTATTTAGCACGTGCTGA
- a CDS encoding 3-deoxy-D-manno-octulosonic acid transferase, whose amino-acid sequence MATPFWYNAALTLIKPLYKWQIKKRALNTEQLQQECLERFGPFQPPKNLHSIWFHVVSVGETNAAQPLIEHYLKLGHPVLVTNTTKTGQARAKSLFLKAPYEHLFQAVYLPADQKKLVQTFYQKYQPKVLALVETEIWPNLIDQAQQFKVPCLLINARLSEKSAKGYAKVQGLTQGMLKGLEHLLAQDQATLDRYRNLGMATNKSQVLGSIKFDIHAPDSFIQQAQQLQQDWHLSARKIITLASTHAPEEQKLLTAFKPYLAQHPELLVIVVPRHPERFDEVFQLAQNLNLKTSRRSAGEAIQLDTQVYLADSMGEMWLWYALSQAGFVGGSLNEPGGGHNILEPIALNVATVLGKNYFNFQTIVDKFVAVEGVKVVEDAEQAVKVLMELLNDHSAAEQLNQHAQKIMLQNKGSLAKHIAVIDQYI is encoded by the coding sequence TTGGCTACTCCTTTTTGGTACAACGCGGCACTTACTCTAATTAAGCCATTGTATAAATGGCAGATTAAAAAACGTGCGCTGAATACGGAGCAATTGCAACAAGAATGTCTTGAGCGCTTTGGTCCATTTCAACCGCCGAAAAACCTGCATTCGATCTGGTTTCATGTGGTGTCGGTTGGAGAAACCAACGCAGCCCAGCCTTTAATTGAACATTACCTCAAACTTGGCCATCCGGTACTGGTCACAAATACCACCAAGACGGGTCAGGCTCGGGCCAAGTCACTATTTCTAAAAGCACCTTATGAACATTTGTTTCAGGCCGTGTATTTGCCTGCCGATCAGAAAAAATTAGTCCAGACGTTTTATCAAAAATATCAGCCCAAAGTATTGGCTTTGGTAGAAACTGAAATCTGGCCGAATTTAATCGATCAGGCACAGCAATTTAAAGTGCCATGTTTACTGATTAATGCCCGACTTTCAGAAAAATCGGCCAAAGGCTATGCTAAGGTTCAAGGACTGACCCAAGGCATGCTGAAGGGTTTGGAACATTTGCTGGCTCAAGATCAGGCGACCTTAGATCGTTACCGTAATTTGGGCATGGCAACCAATAAAAGTCAGGTATTGGGCAGCATTAAATTTGATATTCATGCACCGGACAGTTTTATTCAACAGGCACAGCAATTGCAACAGGACTGGCATTTATCGGCACGTAAAATCATCACCCTTGCCAGTACCCATGCTCCTGAAGAACAAAAACTGTTAACGGCTTTCAAGCCTTATCTGGCACAACATCCAGAATTGCTGGTCATTGTGGTGCCACGTCATCCGGAACGCTTTGATGAAGTGTTTCAGCTTGCGCAAAATCTGAATCTAAAAACCAGTCGTCGCAGTGCAGGGGAAGCTATTCAGTTAGATACCCAAGTCTATTTAGCCGATTCGATGGGGGAAATGTGGCTGTGGTATGCACTTAGCCAAGCTGGCTTTGTTGGCGGTTCGCTGAATGAACCGGGTGGCGGACATAATATTCTGGAGCCGATTGCTTTAAATGTAGCGACGGTTTTGGGTAAAAATTATTTTAACTTCCAGACCATTGTTGATAAATTTGTCGCAGTAGAGGGTGTGAAAGTCGTAGAAGATGCAGAGCAGGCGGTGAAGGTTTTGATGGAGCTGTTAAATGATCACAGCGCTGCAGAGCAGCTGAACCAGCACGCGCAGAAAATTATGTTGCAGAACAAGGGTTCTTTAGCCAAACATATTGCGGTGATTGATCAGTATATTTAA
- a CDS encoding alkene reductase gives MTDFSTPIQFGELKLKNRVVMAPLTRSRATADRVPTAMMAEYYAQRASAGLIISEATVISEEANGYEKTPGLFTDEQVEGWKLVTNAVHGKGGLIVAQLWHVGRVSHPDLLKGETPVSASNVKQAGYVSLLRPKREYVVPRALEISEIHAITEQYKQAAIKAKAAGFDGVELHAANGYLIDQFLQSKTNLREDEYGGSAENRARFLLEVVDALIEVWGAGRVGVHLAPRGDEHDMGDANPKETFGYVMQELGKRQIAFFFTREYLADDSISLDMKARSNGVPYIANMRLSREDALELLASGKAEAVSFGKAYIANPDLFERLVEDEPLNELKLENMIGTDVAEGYIDYPFLNKQLAES, from the coding sequence ATGACAGATTTTTCTACCCCAATTCAATTTGGTGAACTCAAACTTAAAAACCGTGTGGTGATGGCACCACTGACACGTAGCCGTGCTACAGCAGACCGTGTTCCGACGGCCATGATGGCGGAGTACTATGCACAGCGTGCTAGCGCAGGTTTAATCATCTCCGAAGCGACAGTGATTTCAGAAGAAGCCAACGGTTATGAAAAAACCCCGGGTCTGTTTACCGATGAACAGGTAGAAGGCTGGAAACTGGTTACCAATGCGGTGCATGGTAAAGGCGGTTTGATCGTAGCGCAGTTGTGGCATGTGGGACGTGTCTCCCATCCTGATCTGTTAAAAGGTGAAACACCAGTTTCAGCCAGTAATGTGAAGCAAGCTGGCTATGTCAGCCTGCTGCGTCCGAAACGTGAATATGTGGTGCCACGTGCCCTGGAAATTTCAGAAATCCATGCCATTACCGAACAATACAAACAAGCCGCAATTAAAGCCAAAGCGGCCGGTTTTGACGGGGTAGAACTGCATGCCGCCAATGGTTATTTAATTGACCAGTTCCTGCAAAGCAAAACCAATCTGCGTGAAGATGAATATGGCGGTTCTGCTGAAAACCGTGCCCGCTTCTTATTAGAAGTTGTAGATGCACTGATTGAAGTGTGGGGCGCAGGTCGTGTCGGTGTACATCTGGCACCGCGTGGCGATGAGCACGATATGGGTGATGCCAATCCTAAAGAAACCTTTGGTTATGTCATGCAAGAATTGGGTAAACGTCAAATTGCCTTTTTCTTTACCCGTGAATATCTGGCCGATGACAGCATCAGCCTAGACATGAAAGCGCGTTCCAACGGTGTGCCGTATATTGCCAATATGCGTTTAAGCCGTGAAGATGCGCTTGAGCTGCTGGCATCAGGTAAAGCGGAAGCGGTGTCTTTCGGTAAGGCTTATATTGCCAATCCAGACCTGTTTGAGCGTTTGGTGGAAGATGAACCACTGAATGAATTGAAACTGGAAAACATGATTGGAACCGATGTGGCAGAAGGCTATATTGACTATCCATTCCTGAATAAACAGCTTGCTGAAAGTTAA